In Mesorhizobium sp., one DNA window encodes the following:
- a CDS encoding sensor histidine kinase, translated as MTETDQSEGWSPTSSSVADGADRASLIRALTNVNVAILAQDASLVYRWVENPPAKWSADGLVGRVDADIFSRTVADDLTRLKQLVLADRQRRHTELEISTSEDVSCFEIWLDPLRDLDGTAIGVVTTATEITEQRLREQTLRTLLREVSHRSKNLLAIIQSIAAQTGRYAGTIDQFLSRFRGRLQSLSSSQDLVTSSNWRGADLSQLVAGQVARYCAEPGRNLVMDGETPYLNPNAALHVGLALHELAVNSVSYGALSSPEGQVRIEVRPLPNGEMELVWSEPLTRADATLERKRFGTVALERVVPSSLNSSATLYSEAGRLFYRLILPADSFHTD; from the coding sequence ATGACCGAAACGGACCAGAGCGAGGGTTGGTCGCCGACCTCGTCGTCCGTGGCAGACGGCGCCGATCGGGCAAGCCTGATCCGGGCGCTGACCAACGTTAATGTGGCGATCCTCGCCCAGGATGCCTCGCTCGTCTACCGCTGGGTGGAAAACCCGCCGGCGAAGTGGAGCGCCGACGGGCTCGTTGGGCGGGTGGACGCGGATATCTTTTCCAGAACCGTCGCCGACGACCTGACCCGCTTGAAGCAGCTGGTCCTGGCCGACCGGCAGCGGCGACACACCGAGCTCGAGATTTCGACGTCGGAAGACGTAAGCTGTTTCGAGATCTGGCTGGACCCGCTGCGCGATCTCGACGGGACAGCGATCGGCGTGGTCACCACCGCGACGGAAATTACCGAGCAAAGGCTGCGCGAGCAGACCTTGCGGACACTCCTGCGCGAAGTGAGCCATCGCTCGAAGAATCTGCTCGCCATAATCCAGAGCATCGCCGCGCAGACCGGCCGCTACGCCGGCACGATCGACCAGTTCCTGTCCCGCTTCCGCGGCCGGCTGCAGTCGCTGTCGTCCTCCCAGGATCTCGTCACATCGTCCAACTGGCGCGGTGCCGACCTGTCGCAGCTCGTCGCGGGCCAGGTAGCACGTTATTGCGCCGAGCCGGGACGCAATCTCGTGATGGATGGGGAGACCCCTTACCTCAATCCGAACGCGGCGCTGCATGTGGGGTTGGCGCTGCACGAGCTCGCTGTCAATTCGGTCAGCTACGGCGCCCTGTCGTCGCCGGAGGGCCAGGTGCGGATCGAAGTGCGGCCGCTGCCGAATGGCGAGATGGAACTGGTCTGGAGCGAGCCCCTCACCAGGGCGGACGCCACCCTGGAACGCAAGCGCTTCGGCACCGTGGCGCTCGAACGCGTCGTGCCGTCTTCGCTCAACAGCTCCGCCACCCTGTATTCCGAGGCCGGCCGGTTGTTCTACCGGCTGATCCTTCCCGCCGACAGTTTCCACACCGACTGA
- the xylF gene encoding D-xylose ABC transporter substrate-binding protein: MNKFAAAMLAGVAMSMSLAAVAEAKDKVIGVSWSNFQEERWKTDEAAMKAAIEAAGDKYISADAQSSAAKQLADVESLISQGANALIILSQDASAIGPAVEKALAEGIPVVGYDRLIENKDVFYLTFDNKEVGRMQAREVFKVKPEGNYAFIKGSSADPNADFLFSGQMEVLKEAIDSGKIKNVGEAYTDGWLPANAQKNMEQILTTNGNKVDAVVASNDGTAGGVVAALSAQGLAGTVPVSGQDGDHAALNRVALGTQTVSVWKDARDLGKNAAEIASMLADGKKMEEIPNVVKFTTPGGNETNSVFLTPVPITKDNLNVVIDAGWVSKDVVCAGVAAGSVAACN; this comes from the coding sequence ATGAACAAGTTTGCAGCCGCCATGCTGGCGGGTGTCGCCATGTCGATGTCGCTCGCCGCCGTCGCCGAGGCGAAGGACAAGGTGATCGGCGTTTCGTGGTCCAACTTCCAGGAAGAGCGCTGGAAGACGGACGAAGCGGCGATGAAGGCCGCGATCGAGGCCGCCGGCGACAAATATATCTCCGCGGATGCGCAGTCGTCCGCTGCCAAGCAACTCGCCGATGTCGAGTCGCTCATTTCGCAGGGTGCGAATGCGCTGATCATCCTGTCGCAGGATGCGTCCGCCATCGGTCCGGCGGTCGAAAAGGCTCTGGCGGAAGGCATTCCGGTGGTGGGCTATGACCGTCTGATCGAGAACAAGGATGTCTTCTATCTGACTTTCGACAACAAGGAAGTGGGCCGGATGCAGGCCCGCGAGGTGTTCAAGGTGAAGCCCGAGGGCAACTACGCCTTCATCAAGGGCTCGTCGGCCGATCCGAACGCCGATTTCCTGTTCTCCGGCCAGATGGAAGTGCTGAAGGAAGCCATCGATTCCGGCAAGATCAAGAATGTCGGCGAGGCCTATACCGACGGCTGGCTGCCGGCCAACGCCCAGAAGAACATGGAACAGATCCTGACGACCAACGGCAACAAGGTCGACGCGGTCGTGGCGTCGAATGACGGCACCGCCGGTGGCGTCGTCGCGGCTCTGTCGGCGCAGGGGCTCGCCGGTACCGTGCCGGTGTCCGGCCAGGACGGCGACCACGCCGCGCTCAACCGCGTTGCGCTCGGCACCCAGACCGTCTCGGTGTGGAAGGATGCGCGCGATCTCGGCAAGAATGCCGCCGAGATCGCCTCCATGCTCGCCGACGGCAAGAAGATGGAAGAGATCCCGAACGTCGTGAAGTTCACCACGCCGGGCGGCAACGAGACCAACTCCGTCTTCCTGACCCCGGTTCCGATCACCAAGGACAACCTCAACGTCGTCATCGACGCGGGCTGGGTGAGCAAGGACGTGGTCTGCGCCGGCGTCGCCGCCGGGTCGGTCGCCGCCTGCAACTGA
- a CDS encoding NepR family anti-sigma factor has translation MTNHKKQSERRAGRPGNADVLGSNSEIGRKLRQYYDELVSEDVPDRFAQLLQELDQAESAAKPE, from the coding sequence ATGACCAACCACAAGAAACAATCCGAGCGGCGGGCGGGCCGCCCCGGGAACGCCGACGTGCTCGGCAGCAACTCCGAGATTGGCCGCAAGCTGCGTCAGTACTATGACGAACTCGTTTCGGAGGACGTTCCGGACCGGTTCGCCCAACTGCTCCAAGAGCTCGATCAGGCGGAATCTGCCGCGAAGCCGGAGTAG
- a CDS encoding CHASE domain-containing protein, whose translation MRRIFPAIVFASVAAASLVMAGYAYVAATDAARIKFESTADDAVNRLETRLELHLSLLRATLALYKTGNGSVSRDALRSFVSALDIKGRYAGIRGLGYVRLLREGGERAAEDDLVRNYGRQMQVWPVEGGAQRAVVTLLEPLDDGNRQVLGFDMMSERTRRAAITRAMETGQPRVTGRVALIQDEGISTQAGFVVYLPLVLGVPETASVGQRAAATAGFVYAPFRAPELFGAALAKAPLLPLAIEVYDGEPMPEALIYRSQTPPDGSMGMFRTSRQIEFAGRTWLLRFEPTQAFAWPSSRMAAIALGLFGLILATALAYVVRSGEKAFEAVRALNEAGEKALQEKDLLLQEMKHRIKNSIARVLAISRQTASGSKSIEEFSASFSARLQAMSASQDMLTRSRWQKADLRELLVTEIEQVLGSDMDADRLTGPQVEIDEATTQALGLTFHELATNALKYGAIGAGAGTLSVTWKVEGDGLRLYWRERGGGKIEPPERKGFGTRLIDANIVRELGGSIERRYPEDGIDIDIAIPLKR comes from the coding sequence GTGAGACGGATCTTTCCCGCGATCGTTTTCGCGTCGGTGGCGGCAGCCAGCCTGGTCATGGCAGGCTATGCCTATGTCGCGGCCACCGATGCGGCCCGCATCAAGTTCGAGAGCACCGCCGACGACGCAGTCAACCGCCTCGAGACGCGGCTCGAGCTGCACCTGTCGCTGCTCAGGGCGACGCTCGCCCTCTACAAGACCGGGAACGGTTCGGTCAGCCGCGATGCGCTCCGGTCTTTCGTATCCGCCCTCGACATCAAAGGCCGGTATGCGGGAATTCGGGGCCTTGGCTATGTCCGGCTCCTACGCGAAGGGGGTGAACGGGCGGCGGAGGATGACCTCGTGCGCAACTATGGCCGGCAGATGCAGGTCTGGCCTGTCGAGGGAGGCGCCCAGCGCGCGGTCGTCACTCTCCTCGAACCGCTGGACGACGGAAACCGTCAGGTGCTCGGCTTCGACATGATGAGCGAGCGGACGCGCCGTGCGGCGATAACCCGGGCGATGGAAACCGGCCAGCCGCGCGTGACCGGACGCGTCGCGCTCATCCAGGACGAGGGCATCTCGACGCAGGCCGGCTTCGTGGTCTACCTGCCGCTTGTGCTCGGTGTGCCTGAGACGGCGAGCGTCGGCCAGCGCGCAGCAGCCACCGCAGGCTTCGTGTATGCTCCCTTCCGCGCCCCGGAACTGTTCGGCGCGGCGCTCGCAAAGGCCCCTCTGCTGCCACTTGCAATCGAGGTCTATGACGGCGAGCCGATGCCGGAGGCGCTGATCTACCGGTCGCAGACCCCGCCGGACGGGTCGATGGGGATGTTCCGGACGAGCCGGCAGATCGAGTTCGCGGGGCGCACATGGCTGCTTCGCTTCGAACCGACACAGGCCTTCGCGTGGCCTTCGTCGCGAATGGCGGCCATCGCGCTCGGCCTGTTCGGACTGATCCTCGCGACGGCGCTCGCCTATGTCGTGCGCTCCGGCGAGAAGGCATTCGAGGCAGTGCGGGCACTCAACGAGGCCGGGGAAAAGGCACTGCAGGAGAAGGACCTTCTGCTGCAGGAGATGAAGCACCGGATCAAGAATTCGATCGCCCGGGTGCTGGCGATCTCCCGACAGACGGCTTCGGGATCGAAGTCTATCGAGGAGTTCTCCGCCTCGTTCAGCGCCCGCCTGCAAGCGATGTCGGCCTCGCAGGACATGCTGACGCGCTCGCGCTGGCAGAAGGCCGACCTCAGGGAACTGCTGGTGACGGAAATCGAGCAGGTGCTGGGCAGCGACATGGATGCCGATCGCCTGACCGGGCCGCAGGTGGAGATCGACGAAGCGACAACGCAGGCCCTCGGGCTGACCTTCCACGAACTCGCCACCAACGCGCTGAAATACGGCGCGATCGGCGCGGGCGCGGGCACCCTGTCGGTGACCTGGAAGGTCGAAGGAGACGGTCTGCGGCTGTATTGGCGCGAACGCGGCGGCGGCAAGATCGAGCCGCCGGAGCGGAAAGGTTTCGGGACGCGGCTGATCGACGCCAACATCGTCCGCGAACTCGGCGGGAGTATCGAGCGTCGCTACCCTGAGGACGGAATCGACATCGACATCGCCATCCCCCTCAAACGCTGA
- a CDS encoding sugar ABC transporter permease, with protein MTDATSNAAPDGARASELNAAARFLKATEIDTRMLGMIGALVIIWFGLHILSGGLFLTPRNLWNLSVQSASVAVMATGMVLVIVTRNIDLSVGSILGFVGMVMGVTQAEILTRQLGFSLGDPWIWVIALAAGIVLGAAIGAFQGYIIAYLGVPAFIVTLGGLLVWRGAAWWVTSGRTVAPMDATFRLMGGGPDGSIGATWSWIVGIVACLAVVVMLVIGRRQRMRFKFPLRPIWAEVFLGTVACAVILGAVWIANSYPWPIGIVRRYFEAQGLPVPEGAFIAHGIAIPVLIAIGVGIVMTFLATRTRFGRYVFAIGGNPEAAELAGINTRWVTLKIFMLMGVLAAIASAISTARLNAATNAQGTLDELLTIAAAVIGGTSLAGGSGTIAGAMLGALLMQSLQSGMVLLGIDTPLQNIVVGAVLVIAVWLDTMYRKRI; from the coding sequence ATGACCGACGCGACCTCGAATGCGGCTCCGGACGGCGCGCGCGCGTCGGAGCTCAATGCCGCGGCGCGGTTCCTGAAGGCGACCGAGATCGACACCCGCATGCTCGGCATGATCGGCGCGCTGGTTATCATCTGGTTCGGCCTGCACATCCTGTCGGGCGGCCTCTTCCTTACCCCGCGCAATCTCTGGAACCTGTCGGTCCAGTCCGCCTCCGTGGCGGTGATGGCGACCGGCATGGTGCTGGTCATCGTCACCCGCAACATCGACCTGTCGGTCGGCTCCATCCTCGGCTTCGTCGGCATGGTGATGGGCGTCACCCAGGCCGAGATACTGACGCGGCAACTCGGCTTCTCGCTCGGCGATCCCTGGATCTGGGTCATCGCTCTCGCTGCCGGTATCGTCCTCGGCGCCGCGATCGGCGCTTTCCAAGGCTATATCATCGCCTATCTCGGCGTGCCGGCCTTCATCGTCACGCTCGGCGGCCTGCTGGTCTGGCGCGGCGCGGCATGGTGGGTCACCAGCGGTCGCACAGTCGCTCCGATGGACGCCACCTTCCGGCTGATGGGCGGCGGACCGGACGGTTCGATCGGCGCGACCTGGAGCTGGATCGTCGGCATCGTCGCCTGTCTCGCGGTGGTCGTCATGCTGGTCATCGGCCGCAGGCAGCGCATGCGCTTCAAGTTCCCGCTGCGACCGATCTGGGCGGAGGTCTTTCTCGGCACGGTCGCCTGCGCGGTCATCCTCGGCGCGGTTTGGATCGCCAATTCCTATCCCTGGCCGATCGGCATCGTGCGCCGATATTTCGAGGCGCAGGGCCTGCCGGTGCCCGAGGGCGCCTTCATCGCCCACGGCATCGCCATTCCCGTGCTGATCGCCATCGGCGTCGGCATCGTCATGACCTTCCTCGCCACCCGCACCCGCTTCGGCCGATATGTCTTCGCCATCGGCGGCAACCCGGAAGCGGCCGAACTCGCCGGCATCAACACGCGCTGGGTGACCTTGAAGATCTTCATGCTGATGGGCGTGCTCGCCGCAATCGCATCGGCGATCTCGACCGCGCGCCTCAACGCCGCGACCAATGCGCAAGGCACGCTGGACGAACTGCTCACGATTGCCGCCGCGGTCATCGGCGGCACGTCGCTGGCCGGTGGCTCGGGAACAATCGCAGGCGCCATGCTCGGCGCGCTTCTGATGCAGTCGCTGCAGTCCGGCATGGTGCTGCTCGGCATCGACACGCCGCTGCAGAATATCGTGGTAGGCGCCGTGCTGGTGATCGCGGTCTGGCTCGACACGATGTACCGCAAGCGGATCTAG
- a CDS encoding sigma-70 family RNA polymerase sigma factor, giving the protein MAVSADFKSGLLAAIPNLRAFAVSLTHNTDRADDLVQETLVKAWDKHESFQPGTNLKAWLFTILRNEFYSQMRKRGREVQDSDGIMTARLAVHPSQHGSLDLDDFRAALEKLPEDQREAIILIGASGFSYEEAAEICDCAVGTIKSRVSRARSRLQELLGVEGDGEFGPDSIAVQIISAAV; this is encoded by the coding sequence ATGGCAGTCTCAGCCGACTTCAAGTCCGGACTGCTGGCGGCGATCCCCAATCTGCGGGCCTTTGCCGTCTCCCTCACGCACAATACAGACCGCGCGGATGATCTCGTCCAGGAGACGCTTGTGAAGGCGTGGGACAAGCACGAGAGCTTCCAGCCGGGGACCAATCTGAAGGCGTGGCTGTTCACCATCCTGCGCAACGAATTCTATTCGCAGATGCGCAAGCGCGGGCGCGAAGTCCAGGATTCGGACGGCATCATGACCGCCCGTCTCGCGGTCCATCCGAGTCAGCACGGTTCGCTGGATCTCGACGACTTCCGCGCCGCTCTCGAAAAGCTGCCGGAGGACCAGCGCGAGGCGATCATCCTGATCGGTGCATCCGGCTTTTCCTACGAGGAAGCCGCGGAGATTTGCGATTGCGCCGTCGGCACGATCAAGAGCCGGGTCAGCCGGGCACGAAGCCGGCTCCAGGAATTGCTCGGAGTGGAGGGCGACGGCGAATTCGGTCCGGATTCGATTGCGGTACAGATCATCAGTGCGGCGGTGTGA
- a CDS encoding CRTAC1 family protein: MRLPGTFLAAMLAVGCTAAQAFEVSVPRYVEETASSGIEHSFTGEWEFMVGGGVAAFDCDGDRMPDMLLSGGTSPTTFYRNTSAPGSALTFEAQASGLELDMVSGAYPLDVDSDGATDIVLLRVGENVVMRGLGGCRFERANETFGFDGGDAWSTALAATWEKGAQFPTIAIGNYIDRTQDAFPWGSCTDNWLHRPMGEERKFAPPSPLKPSYCALSMLFTDWNRSGTPSLRVSNDREYYKGGQEQLWRVDPGKPPALYGPADGWKPLKIWGMGIASTDLDGDGHPEYFLTSMADNKLQTLAAKPEAGAPKASFADVAFAKGVTAHRPYTGGEVKPSTAWHAQFEDVNNDGLADLFVAKGNVSDMPDFAMMDPNNLLLQKPDGIFEEAGEAAGVASFETGRGAALADFNLDGRVDLVVVNRNARTQIWRNADAGGGNWVGFELKQPAPNVDAIGAWVEIRCGGHTTRREITVGGGHAGGQLGWIHGGLGAETKAEVRVAWPDGTTGEWQPVEANGFYELVRGQAPKAWLPDR; this comes from the coding sequence ATGCGCCTGCCAGGCACCTTCCTCGCTGCGATGCTGGCGGTCGGCTGCACCGCCGCGCAGGCTTTCGAGGTTTCCGTCCCCCGCTACGTCGAGGAGACCGCCTCCTCGGGGATCGAGCACAGCTTCACCGGCGAATGGGAATTCATGGTCGGCGGCGGCGTCGCCGCGTTCGACTGCGACGGCGACCGTATGCCAGACATGCTGCTTTCCGGCGGCACGTCACCGACAACATTCTACCGCAACACGAGCGCGCCGGGGAGCGCGCTCACCTTCGAGGCGCAGGCGAGCGGTCTCGAACTCGACATGGTCTCCGGCGCCTATCCGCTCGACGTCGACAGCGACGGCGCAACCGATATCGTCCTTTTGCGGGTGGGCGAAAACGTGGTCATGCGCGGCCTCGGCGGCTGCAGGTTCGAGCGCGCCAACGAAACGTTCGGCTTCGACGGCGGCGACGCCTGGTCGACCGCGCTCGCCGCGACCTGGGAAAAGGGCGCGCAGTTTCCGACAATCGCCATCGGCAACTACATCGACAGGACGCAGGACGCGTTTCCGTGGGGCTCCTGCACCGACAACTGGCTGCATCGGCCGATGGGCGAGGAGCGAAAATTCGCCCCGCCATCGCCGCTCAAGCCGAGCTACTGCGCGCTGTCGATGCTGTTCACCGACTGGAACCGGTCGGGCACGCCGTCGCTGCGCGTCTCCAACGACCGCGAATATTACAAGGGCGGGCAAGAGCAGCTGTGGCGGGTCGACCCCGGCAAGCCGCCGGCGCTCTATGGTCCCGCCGACGGGTGGAAGCCGCTCAAGATCTGGGGCATGGGTATCGCCAGCACCGACCTCGACGGCGATGGCCATCCCGAATATTTCCTGACCTCGATGGCCGACAACAAGCTGCAGACTCTGGCCGCCAAGCCGGAGGCCGGGGCGCCGAAGGCGAGCTTCGCCGATGTCGCCTTCGCCAAGGGCGTGACCGCACATCGCCCGTACACAGGCGGCGAGGTGAAACCGTCGACCGCGTGGCACGCCCAGTTCGAGGACGTCAACAATGACGGGCTCGCCGACCTGTTCGTCGCCAAGGGCAATGTCTCGGACATGCCGGACTTCGCCATGATGGACCCGAACAATCTGCTATTGCAGAAGCCGGATGGAATTTTCGAGGAAGCAGGCGAGGCGGCCGGCGTGGCAAGCTTCGAGACCGGCCGGGGTGCGGCGCTCGCCGATTTCAATCTCGACGGCCGGGTCGATCTCGTCGTCGTCAACCGCAACGCCAGGACGCAGATCTGGCGCAACGCGGATGCGGGGGGCGGCAACTGGGTCGGATTCGAGCTGAAGCAACCGGCGCCGAATGTCGATGCGATCGGCGCCTGGGTCGAAATCCGCTGCGGCGGACACACGACGCGCCGCGAAATCACCGTCGGCGGCGGGCATGCGGGTGGGCAGCTCGGCTGGATCCATGGCGGCCTCGGCGCGGAAACGAAGGCCGAGGTGCGTGTGGCGTGGCCCGACGGGACGACAGGCGAGTGGCAGCCGGTCGAGGCAAACGGCTTCTACGAGCTGGTCCGCGGGCAGGCACCGAAGGCCTGGTTGCCCGACCGCTGA
- a CDS encoding ROK family protein, which yields MTVGIRHDDLRRRNRAMVISAVRRAGQPSRTDIAATTALSPSTISAITADLISEGILVESRAADAPATRRGRPQVAVRLNAKAATILTIVLSMNQLSATLIDYAGEAIAEERRKLPTLELSREELVDETVGIIRRLIGAVPDRRPIMRIVLAVQGITDSGERKLLWSPITPHSDIDFSAILEKEFAIPVTVENDCNMIAVGLRWKNPERYARDFIAVLLSHGIGMGMVLRGELFTGTQSSGGEFGHMIHRPDGALCRCGRRGCIEAYAGNYAIWRNAKGLPETEAVARDVSDEDIRALAEIARQRPGPEREAFRIAGEAIGFGLGSLFALIDPAPVAIVGHGANAFDLMENPMLDAIARTAGGVHSGAISFATEPDEMPLIREGCAMRALTFIDQEVFSPSQPAAPGRIVA from the coding sequence ATGACGGTCGGTATCCGTCACGACGATCTGCGTCGCCGCAATCGGGCGATGGTGATCTCGGCAGTGCGCCGCGCGGGGCAGCCGTCGCGCACCGACATCGCCGCGACGACGGCGCTGAGCCCGTCGACGATCTCCGCTATCACCGCCGATCTCATCTCCGAGGGCATCCTGGTCGAAAGCCGGGCGGCCGATGCGCCGGCCACCCGCCGTGGCAGGCCGCAAGTGGCGGTTCGTCTCAATGCGAAAGCGGCGACCATCCTCACCATCGTCCTGTCGATGAACCAGCTCTCGGCGACGTTGATCGACTATGCTGGCGAGGCGATCGCGGAGGAACGGCGAAAGCTCCCGACGCTTGAATTGTCGCGCGAAGAGCTCGTCGACGAAACGGTCGGCATCATCCGCCGCCTGATCGGCGCAGTGCCGGACCGCCGGCCGATCATGCGCATCGTGCTGGCCGTGCAGGGCATCACCGACTCCGGCGAACGCAAGCTCTTGTGGTCGCCGATCACGCCGCATTCCGACATCGATTTCAGCGCGATCCTGGAGAAGGAATTCGCGATACCTGTCACGGTCGAGAACGACTGCAACATGATCGCCGTGGGACTGCGCTGGAAGAATCCCGAGCGCTATGCCCGCGACTTCATCGCGGTGCTTCTGTCGCATGGCATCGGCATGGGCATGGTGCTGCGGGGCGAGCTTTTTACCGGCACGCAGTCCTCCGGCGGCGAGTTCGGCCACATGATCCACCGGCCCGACGGGGCGCTCTGCCGCTGCGGACGGCGCGGCTGCATCGAAGCCTATGCCGGGAACTATGCAATCTGGCGCAACGCCAAGGGCCTGCCGGAGACGGAGGCGGTGGCGCGCGACGTGAGCGACGAGGACATCCGCGCACTGGCCGAGATTGCCCGGCAGCGGCCGGGACCGGAACGCGAGGCGTTCCGCATCGCCGGCGAGGCGATCGGCTTCGGCCTCGGCAGCCTGTTCGCGCTGATCGATCCCGCGCCGGTGGCGATCGTCGGCCACGGCGCCAATGCCTTCGACCTGATGGAGAATCCGATGCTCGACGCTATCGCCCGCACGGCGGGCGGTGTGCATTCGGGCGCCATCTCTTTCGCCACGGAGCCGGACGAGATGCCGCTGATCCGCGAGGGCTGCGCCATGCGGGCGCTGACCTTCATCGACCAGGAGGTCTTCTCGCCGTCGCAGCCGGCCGCACCGGGCAGGATCGTCGCCTGA
- a CDS encoding ATP-binding cassette domain-containing protein produces MSDTRVPLVDLRNISIAFGGIRAVDDASCDLYPGEVMALLGHNGAGKSTLIKILSGAYKRDAGEIYVNGEEAAINNPRDAKKYGIETIYQTLALADNVDAAANLFLGRELMTKYGTLDDVAMEAEARKVMGRLNPRFQRFKEPVVKLSGGQRQSVAIARAILFNARILIMDEPTAALGPQETAQVGELIKQLKADGIGIFLISHDIHDVFELADRVCVMKNGQVVGTARTQDVTKDEVLGMIILGKCPPGAIPGPGAMRETVAAA; encoded by the coding sequence ATGTCCGACACCCGCGTTCCCCTGGTCGACCTGCGCAATATCTCGATCGCCTTCGGCGGCATCCGCGCCGTGGACGATGCGTCGTGCGACCTCTATCCGGGCGAGGTGATGGCTTTGCTCGGCCACAACGGCGCCGGCAAGTCGACGCTGATCAAGATCCTGTCGGGCGCCTACAAGCGCGACGCCGGCGAGATCTATGTCAACGGCGAGGAAGCGGCGATCAACAATCCGCGCGACGCCAAGAAATACGGCATCGAGACGATCTACCAGACGCTGGCGCTGGCCGACAATGTCGACGCCGCCGCCAACCTCTTCCTCGGCCGCGAGCTGATGACCAAATACGGCACGCTCGACGACGTGGCGATGGAGGCCGAGGCGCGCAAGGTGATGGGCCGGCTCAACCCACGCTTCCAGCGCTTCAAGGAGCCAGTGGTCAAGCTGTCCGGCGGCCAGCGGCAGTCGGTGGCGATCGCCCGCGCCATCCTGTTCAACGCCCGGATCCTGATCATGGACGAGCCGACGGCGGCGCTGGGACCGCAGGAGACGGCGCAGGTCGGCGAACTGATCAAGCAGCTGAAGGCCGACGGGATCGGCATCTTCCTGATCAGCCACGACATCCACGACGTCTTCGAGCTCGCGGACCGGGTCTGCGTCATGAAGAACGGCCAGGTGGTGGGAACCGCGCGCACCCAGGACGTGACCAAGGACGAGGTGCTGGGGATGATCATCCTCGGCAAATGCCCGCCAGGTGCAATCCCCGGCCCGGGCGCCATGCGCGAGACGGTCGCAGCCGCCTGA
- a CDS encoding response regulator: protein MSLSASIAPHLPFLRRFSRAVSGSQASGDAHVAAVLEAIIADVSIFPQASSDRVALYKVFARLFSSIASSLPPEQPVSAWERRAAANLGSIAPLPRQAFVLIAVEGFSDEQAAEILDVTEEEFAELVAEASSEISRQVATDILIIEDEPLIAMDIEEMVESLGHRVVGTARTHGEAVSLFARTQPKMVLADIQLADGSSGIEAVNEILSTTAVPVIFITAFPERLLTGERPEPAFLVTKPFNPDMVKALISQALFFDRQAKAAA from the coding sequence ATGAGCCTTTCTGCAAGCATCGCCCCGCATCTTCCGTTCCTGCGCCGCTTCTCGCGCGCAGTATCGGGTTCACAGGCCAGCGGCGACGCCCATGTCGCCGCCGTTCTCGAGGCGATCATTGCCGACGTCAGCATCTTCCCGCAGGCGTCGAGCGACCGGGTGGCGCTTTATAAAGTCTTCGCACGTCTCTTCTCGTCCATCGCCTCGAGTCTGCCGCCCGAGCAGCCGGTGTCCGCATGGGAACGCCGCGCCGCCGCCAACCTCGGCTCCATCGCCCCGCTGCCGCGCCAGGCGTTCGTCCTGATCGCGGTGGAGGGCTTCAGTGACGAGCAGGCAGCGGAAATCCTCGACGTTACCGAGGAGGAGTTCGCCGAACTGGTCGCCGAAGCCTCAAGCGAAATCTCCCGGCAGGTGGCCACCGACATCCTGATCATCGAGGACGAGCCGCTGATCGCCATGGATATCGAGGAAATGGTGGAAAGCCTCGGTCATCGGGTAGTTGGCACCGCGCGCACCCATGGCGAGGCCGTCAGCCTCTTCGCACGGACGCAGCCGAAGATGGTCCTGGCGGATATTCAGCTCGCTGACGGGAGTTCGGGCATCGAGGCGGTCAACGAGATTCTCTCGACAACCGCGGTTCCGGTCATCTTCATCACCGCGTTCCCGGAACGGCTGCTGACCGGCGAGCGACCTGAGCCGGCTTTCCTCGTGACCAAGCCGTTCAATCCCGACATGGTGAAGGCGCTGATCAGCCAGGCGTTGTTCTTCGATCGCCAGGCCAAAGCGGCCGCGTAA
- a CDS encoding DUF1328 domain-containing protein, with protein MLYWTLVFLVVAIIAGALGFGGIAGASAGIAQILFFVFLAFLAISLIAGLVRRAS; from the coding sequence ATGTTGTACTGGACGCTTGTCTTCCTCGTCGTGGCAATCATTGCCGGCGCCCTGGGCTTCGGCGGTATCGCGGGAGCATCCGCGGGGATCGCGCAGATCCTCTTCTTCGTGTTCCTGGCGTTCCTTGCGATTTCCCTGATCGCCGGCCTCGTTCGCCGGGCAAGCTGA